The genomic region TGCACAGGGTGTGAAATATCAAGGTAGCCAGCATATAATGGAGAGTGCAAAGTATTGCCATGGAGTCAACAACAACCCTGGCTATCTGTGTGAGACAGGCCACTGTTGTGGGGAGACAGGCTGCTGCACGTACTACTACGAGCTGTGGTGTAAGTCCTGACTGATTAAATCATTTGTTTCACTGTGTCCTGCTCTTGGCAGCTTTGTGATATACCCAACAGGGTTGAATGTGTACTGTAGAACTGAAATCTGCTAGCACCAACACAAACCTGTAGGATGACAGTGGTAAACTTAAATGCAGTACATAAGCAAATGTTTAATCAAAACCACTAAGTGCAAAGGACATCCTAATAAACTGCTGCTCGCCAGAGGTAGTGCCGGCCAACTCTGCGGCATCCACATTGACTTTAAAAGGCTCTGAAGCTGAGCCATGCAGATTTTTAGTGTGTACTCCATATATTACACTGGTCAGGCAAGTCCCTCTCTGAACTGCATTAGtaaattgtctgtgtgtgtgtgttgtctgtgtgtgtgtgtgtgtgttctgtgtccgtgtgtgcgttctgtgtgtgttttgtctgtgtgtgtgcattctctatctctctctctctctctctctatgtgtgtgtgtgtgtgtgtgtgtgtgtgtgtgtgtctgcatgtgtgtgtgtgtctgtgtgtgtgtgtgtgtgtgtgtgtgtgtgtgtgtgtgtgtgtgtgagtgcagggtTCTGGTTGCTGTGGACGGTCCTGATCCTGTTCAGCTGCTGTTGTGCATACCGGCACCGGCGAGCCAAATTGCGCATCCAACaacagcagagacagagagagatcaaCCTCATCGCTTACCACGGGGCCTGCAACTATCCTGCCTCCATGTTGGACCTCAGTATGAATTATCTTTGCTCTTAAGGGTTGGGATGTTAGCTGTTACACTTGGGgattgccatttgtgtgtatatagtggCTGAAACTAAGAAGTGGTGTATCAGGTGAACAAGCGAGGGTGCTGAATATAAACACAAATGCCACTTGTTGATGGCATGTGGTTGATTGTCATAAACAGATATGTCTATATGAGTCTCCAAAGGGTGTTTTTTGCCTGTTCAGGTTAAAtgcattttgaaacagtttttaaaaaaagatgtgaGCTAGATGGGAGTCAGCCAACAACTAGCCTTTCCTGTCTTTATGCCTAAACATAATATGTTATTGAATGTCTCTGGCAGCCAGATGTGGTTTTCATATTTTACTGATACTGATCAAATAGAAGATATCTCTGGAAACACCTTGTATAGGTTACAAAactatttttgaaaacatgtgaAAAGACTGTGAAATGTGTGGTGCTGAATTGTGGAGTCTTTCTTTGTGGTCCATTTTTGGGCGGTTCTACAAAGGGATATTGGTGAGGCGATGAGTCCCCACTCAACATAACCCCTCCCCTGAGAGTTGGGTGAGCAGGGGGACAAACTCCAGAGTGTCCAGCCATGTATTCTTTCTGCCTGTGCTCCAAACTCAGTTGACAGAGGAACAAATATCTGAGTTTCCCAACTCTGTGACTGAGTTACAACAGAGAAGGTTCATGTTCAGAATCTTTGCCTGTCTGGAGTGTTTAACATGCCTTCATATACTAGATTTTGAAGATCCTGTAAAAAAACGgaattagaatcagctggtttagaGAATTGTTGTTGTGGTAGTACAGTTGAGAGGGACAGCAACCTTGTCCCGATTAGGCGTGCCTTCAGCACAGTCAGTGGACCTGCTCACAATATTTGAGAGCAGAGTATGCAGGTCTTTTTTCACTATTTTGAAAACTAATTTGATATACATCTGATTTGGGTGGTTAATGACACCTTCTTCTGTGATGTGACAAACTCAGAACTCTTTTGATTTTGGTTTACAGGGTCTTTAAGTCAGTATGTTGACATatcttgtgtgtttttcttgcCTAGGCTTCCTAGCATCTTTCAAGCTGCCCTCCTATGAGGAGGTGGCAGCCCAGCCCAacacaccccctccaccctACAGCTCGGTGTTTGCCCTGCAGGGGGGCTCGCGCTACGCCCACGCTGGCCCCAGCGGCATGACCTCCTCACAGAGCTCCCACAGCAACTACACCAGCTGCTCCTGCGAGTCCTGCTCGCTCACCTCCCACAGCAGCACCTCCTTCTCCGTGCAGGTCACCGACGAGACCGACACCAGCAACGCCACCACGCCCAGCGACGTCGGAGGCTCCAGGGTTCCCAGCGCCACTCTGGAGCCCGAGCACGCCAACCTCCCCACAACGCCTCCAACCGGA from Alosa alosa isolate M-15738 ecotype Scorff River chromosome 1, AALO_Geno_1.1, whole genome shotgun sequence harbors:
- the LOC125307240 gene encoding WW domain binding protein 1-like isoform X3; its protein translation is MNFPIACRAICYSVVSEIDPGVKYQGSQHIMESAKYCHGVNNNPGYLCETGHCCGETGCCTYYYELWWFWLLWTVLILFSCCCAYRHRRAKLRIQQQQRQREINLIAYHGACNYPASMLDLSFLASFKLPSYEEVAAQPNTPPPPYSSVFALQGGSRYAHAGPSGMTSSQSSHSNYTSCSCESCSLTSHSSTSFSVQVTDETDTSNATTPSDVGGSRVPSATLEPEHANLPTTPPTGPEGASPPQPPAPLVLSDPLGAMSLPVDEDGQGEDASQERPSPRATLSPPKHALFSSNVDFFEPDSHVSAASDVEGDAGEDEEDDLDDENHFRHRRLTGDSGIEVCRCKVKKEDVDVDSKRDVSDDGEGTVREEEGREEADPVHDSVDCSLRAAQEAQTQLPLEDCVSQCNPTLTVHSESAITVQSS